One window from the genome of Dyadobacter sp. CECT 9275 encodes:
- a CDS encoding DoxX family protein — MNTKQVKIIYWVSTLFLGFVGLAGIANILMVEELVQTTRALGLPTYFMPFFGVVKVVGAIAILVPALRRFQQAAYFGFIFYFIGATYTLMATDSGPEKWGVTLLILTAAGVSYWAWQQRFQSEFSSRVSQ, encoded by the coding sequence ATGAATACCAAACAAGTAAAAATCATCTACTGGGTATCCACGCTGTTTCTTGGCTTCGTTGGTCTGGCGGGCATCGCCAACATCCTGATGGTTGAAGAGCTGGTACAGACCACCCGGGCGCTGGGACTACCTACTTATTTCATGCCCTTTTTCGGGGTGGTAAAAGTTGTCGGCGCCATTGCCATCCTGGTCCCCGCGCTCCGGCGCTTCCAGCAAGCGGCCTATTTCGGCTTTATCTTTTATTTCATCGGCGCAACCTACACCCTGATGGCCACCGATAGCGGCCCTGAAAAATGGGGTGTCACCCTGTTGATTCTGACCGCTGCGGGGGTCTCGTATTGGGCCTGGCAGCAACGGTTTCAGTCTGAGTTCAGCAGCCGGGTTTCGCAGTAA